Proteins encoded within one genomic window of Empedobacter falsenii:
- a CDS encoding right-handed parallel beta-helix repeat-containing protein, with protein sequence MKELIRFLAVFFIFSNNNCSGQRFSYQNVPSEYLGNISITASERLAIKKGLTAPYLLEKALPRNYVKDGSVDYTDIIQNAITKNKTVIFPNFPILINEKGLTLRSNSIVYFPENAKIILKTNNFGQYEILRIHDVDNVKVYFPNIVGDRYSHTGTTGEWGMGISIRGTNNVLIYGAKVEKCWGDGIYLGISPVTNSVINNNVLIKKSIVDDNRRNGMSIISAQNSIFENFIASNTFGTAPNAGIDIEPDANTDIIKNLTFNNILAFNNDVHGFLFVLSNLYGKNQNIGEINLTNFTSNYSQFGVSLKIGTDKEKQFEVPYGSIIIDNPLLLNTSRQSLLSYEENNKNKFSVKVKSQSEAKRNEYFKYINSSKNIIISK encoded by the coding sequence ATGAAAGAATTAATAAGGTTTTTGGCTGTTTTTTTTATATTCAGCAATAATAATTGTTCAGGACAGAGGTTTTCTTATCAAAATGTCCCTTCAGAATATCTTGGAAATATTAGTATTACGGCATCAGAGCGATTGGCAATTAAGAAAGGTCTTACAGCTCCTTATTTGTTAGAAAAGGCTTTGCCTAGAAATTATGTAAAAGATGGTTCTGTAGATTATACAGATATTATCCAAAATGCTATTACAAAGAATAAAACGGTAATTTTTCCAAATTTTCCTATACTAATCAATGAGAAAGGACTTACATTGCGATCAAATTCAATAGTTTATTTTCCAGAAAATGCAAAGATAATCTTGAAAACAAATAATTTTGGTCAATACGAAATTCTTAGAATACATGATGTAGATAATGTTAAAGTTTACTTTCCTAATATTGTGGGAGACCGCTATTCTCATACGGGTACTACTGGAGAATGGGGAATGGGAATCTCTATTCGGGGAACAAACAATGTCTTAATTTATGGAGCAAAAGTAGAAAAATGTTGGGGAGACGGTATTTACTTAGGTATATCTCCAGTAACCAATAGTGTTATTAATAATAATGTGTTGATCAAAAAATCTATAGTTGATGACAATCGCAGAAATGGGATGTCTATAATTTCAGCTCAAAATTCAATTTTTGAAAATTTTATTGCATCAAATACGTTTGGTACTGCACCAAACGCAGGTATAGATATTGAACCAGATGCTAACACAGATATTATAAAAAACCTTACTTTTAATAACATTTTAGCATTTAATAACGATGTACATGGTTTTCTTTTTGTTTTATCAAATTTATATGGCAAAAACCAGAATATAGGAGAAATTAATCTAACAAATTTTACGTCAAATTATTCTCAATTTGGAGTTAGTCTAAAAATAGGAACTGATAAAGAAAAACAATTTGAAGTTCCTTACGGAAGTATTATTATTGATAATCCATTATTACTAAATACTTCTAGACAATCATTATTATCGTATGAAGAGAATAATAAAAATAAATTTTCAGTAAAAGTCAAAAGCCAAAGCGAAGCAAAAAGAAACGAGTATTTTAAGTATATTAATTCATCCAAAAATATAATAATTAGTAAATAA